In the genome of Jaculus jaculus isolate mJacJac1 chromosome 11, mJacJac1.mat.Y.cur, whole genome shotgun sequence, the window CACTGCGACGGCCAGACAGTCGGTACAGCTCCATATTGAACCGGCAGCGGCGGGCGTGGCCATTACAGGAACAAGCTGCGAGGAGGAATTGGTCAGGGACAGGGCCACCCGGTCCAAAGTCCCCAGGCCACCCTTCCAAGGCCTCACCAAGGCAAGCGTGGGCTTCCTGCGCCGTGGCCCGCTGCCATGGCCTGTCACAGTAGAAGGGCTTGCAGCGGCTGCAGTCGGGGCCCTCAGTACCATGCCGGCAGTCGCAGGTCAGGTGGCCCTGGGTGTCCAACAGGCACCGTGATGCGTGCCCATTACACTTGCAGCGACCTCCCACCTGGAGCTCTGTTGCTGAGTAGGAGTAAGGGACCGTGACCTCCCCGTCGTCCCTGGCATCCTCCAGCATGGCAGGCCTTGTGAGTAATATGCGGATATCCGTGGCAGTCACCCAGTCTTGGAGTACTGGGCTGTTGTCCAGATCCAGGCCTGGTGGGCTGCCATCCTgcacactgaaagccagaagacctCCGCCATCAGGATGGGTCTGGGGGGCCGGGAAGCAGAGGGCCTCTGGCCCTGGACCTGCAGGGCCATCAGCTGGCGCAGGCAGACGGCCATAATCTAAGCCGCAATGGGAGGAAAAGAAGCCCAGTGGGGTCCAGCTGCGACCGTGGTCCTGGGACTTGAGCAAGGCCGCGGAGGCTGGAGGAGTAGAGCAGAAGCGCAGGCTCACGAAGACCAGCTCAAAAGCCTTGCCCAGGGGCACTGTGAGGGTCACGTTGAGGGGTGCGCGTTGCAGCAAGTCGGAGCGCCAGCAGAGAGGGCTTGCAGTGCCCCCTGCTGAGGTCAGGAGGGTGGCAGGGTGTGCCCGCCGCGGATCCGAGGCGTCGCAGGCTCGATTGGCCGGCCGCCCGCACGTGCTGGACGCCAGCACCTCACGTCCCAGGGCTGCGTTCACCAGGCCCGGGACGCAGCCGCGGGGTGCGCCcccctcatcatggcaggggtcGGCGGGTGCCAGCGGGCCTGGGCTCAGCGCTGCAGAGAGCGTGCCTGCGGTCAGCAGCAGCCCCCAGGGCCAGCCGGGCATGGCCGTGGCCTCCGTGGGTCAGCCAGCCGTGGGTCAGGAGCCCCACGATTCTGCCCtcggggggagagagagcgagcccAGTCCCAGGCTCTGCCCGCCGAGCCCCCCTCCCACCCCGGGGGGCCCCAGCCTCGTCCCTGAGGTGGGAGCAGCCGCGGGCACGCCCCGGGCCCAGCACAGCACAGCAGCGGGGATGTTGGTGTGTTCTCCCGCTGGGCCTGGAGCGATGACAGGCGTCGTCCCCGCTCCCGGTGCCTCCGCCCGCGGAGGCCCCACCCGCCGCCCGCCGCTCGAACTCACCCACCGAGGGCCGGGCAGAGCAGGTCTCCCGGCCTCCCGGGAAGGGCCGAGGGCGGGCGGGGCCTGGGACTCCCGGGCTGCCACCTCCTCCCGGCTGCAGTGAGGGCGGGCAAGCTGTGCCAGGAGGGGTGAGGGGCGCAGCAGGCGCGAGCCTGGGCCCAGCCGGGGGCGGGGCTGCTCGgtctggggaggagagaggggagggggcctGATCCGCACAGCCGGAATCAGAAGCAGATTCAGACACTGGCTGGGCcagcgggggagggggctgggaggCCAACAGacgggggaggggctggagagccaGGAATGTGCTGGCGGGAGGGGTCTGGAGGGGGCGGCTCAGCTTCGCAGCCCGTGAGGGACCACCCAGCAGGGTCCTCGGCCTGAAGCCAGGCCTTGACTGCTCCTGGGGTGGTGCCACGTGCTAGGCTGGGGTCTGGGCCATTCTTCCCAGAGGTCTTTTATGCAGGCACACAGTCCTAGGTCTGAATCAAGAGGGGCTACCAGATTGTAGGGTGTCCCCAAATCAGCAGTCTGTTCAACAAGAACTGACGTAGAATCCCAGCCGTTTGGACTTCTGGCCTGGGTCTCCTAGTCTCCTCATGAACCAAATGCCTGTTACTTGGCATGCTTTGTGGAGTTGCTGGGAGGAATTGATGAGCCCACGTAGATATTGAGCCTGGAGCTCAATTAGGGGTGGCCCTGGGCGCCACAAAGTGGTGAGGTTACTGTTCCCCAGTGGGATCAGGTCAACCACTTATCCCAAAGCTTCCCTGGGTCTCCGTGTGTAGTTGTGTCACGTGATGACCCCAGCAGTTGGAGCTAGCCATGAGgctggtgtgtgtgcgtgtgtcagtCTATTAGGTGGCCCCCTGAGGTCCATGATTTGATAGTTGTTGAGAACCCATATGGAGAAGTAGGGAAGTGGGGTGACTTGTGGTGAAGGGCTGATCACAGAAGAGTTAGTCAGAACTACAGCAGTGAGCCTCATGGCCCACATCCCAGTCAATTTGGGCAGGGAAACAGGCAGAAGCCCAGCTGGGCAGCCTGGGCACCTGTTGGGGTGGGCAGCTAGCTATGCCTGAGAAATGGTTCCTTCCAAGAGGAACCCCTTTCCCCACTGCCTTTGAGTCTTAATAGGCCAGGAAGAGCAGGGAGCTGGCCCCCTGCGGGGTGATAGGAAAAGTGTACCACCGTAGGAGCGGTTTCAGAAGGGAGGCTGAACATGGGCTAGGCCCCATAGCTGGCAGAAGAGGCTATCTGGGTGTCTTGTAGGTGTCCTGCCTCCTTGAGCTGAGCATCAGAAACAATTCTGCTGTTTGAGAGGATGCTGGAACCTCCCAGGGCAAGCCAACATCACAGAAGCAGGAGGGCTTGACTTGAAGAAGGGCAGGGCCATGGAAACATGGCTTGGCTCTGCAGCAGTTTACCCGGCCTCCAGTACTTTCCCAGGTCTGACATCCCTTCATACAGGGATAGATGGTGGTAGGATAGAAAGCCTGgaagggaagccgggcgtggtggcacacacctttaatcccagcactcgggaggcagaggtaggaggatcattgggagttcgaggccaccctgagactccatagtgaattccaggtcagcctggaccagagtgagaccctacctcgaaaaacaaaaacaccaccaacaaaagcCTGGAGGGGCTGCTGGCCTCTCCTCCTGGGTAGCCACAGGGTCCTGCCCTCCATTTTCTCAATAAGGTGAACCACCAGAATGTGTCCTTTATAAGTAGTTATGAGAGGAGGCTGTTTTGAAGTGGGTCAAGTGCAGAATTAGCCCCTTCCCAACCATCTTCTTCAAAGTCCTTTCTTCTGAACCCAGTCCCAAACCCCACTGGGATGGGGGGAGCCTTGGGTAGGGATGTGGGGGTTGACAGCAGTCATTCTGGGATCATGGAGAAACCCGTGCCTGAGAAAAGCCTCCAGAAAAACCTAGCTGTCCTTGGACGTCAAGACCCCAGGCAGCCAGCAGGCTACAGGACAGCCGGGCATAGCCTGCCACCTTTACTTACAGTGAAGCTAGCTTTGTTCCCAGCAGCCTTCCTGGGAGTTAGGGCTGCTGGGGTGTGCGGAACATCTGGTGTGGGAGGAAGTTGGTGCCTAGGGCTCAGCCTTGATCCAGTCATGGGGAGGTGTATTCGGGAGTGGGGGGGAgtctagggcccacataaacatTGCATCACCAACTCTTCAGGGAGGAGACTGTAAGCTTCAGATCTCTTCCCCGGAATGGTTTGCACCCCCCACCCTGGCTGCCCTCACAGATGGTGCTGGGAGTTGGAGAGAGCTTTCCACACAGCCCTCCAGGCGAGGCTCATTACTCTCTGCGGGACCCAGCCACCTGTCCCGGCCTCTCTTGTCCCTGCCCCCTCCCTGCACCTTCTGCAATCAAGTAGCTCGGCCTCCCTTTTCGCACACCTGCAACTGCGCGGGCTCAGCATCCCCCCCCACCCTCGGCGACCGTGGCGGCGGGGCTCGGCCGTCGCAAGTCACAGGGAGCCGTCGACTTGTCAGAGAACTCTGCCGGGCCCAGGTCCCACTGTCCCCTACGGACGCTGGCAAGACCACTTGTTCTCGTCTTGCACACACATTTATTGAGCGCTCTGGTCGCCTCGAGGAGCTCCGACCCAGCGCAGGAGGCCGGCGGCTCGCGGGAGAGGCACCGCGGCCTCCGCCCCACGCCCGTGGAGCTCGGTCCCGCAGGCTCCCCGCCCGCCCCGTGCCCAACCAGGCCTGCTCTGCGGTCGCCACCAGCCCTGCGCGCCAAGCGAAAGCCGTGGAAAAGCAACACTGGGCAGcgggcttgggggaggggagggagacggtgcacagcccccccccccccgcgctctGGCCTCCGCGGGATTCGCAGAGCAATGGTTTAGAGGGGGTGTTTGGGGACCCGCGCGAGACCCTGGAGGATGCACGCGGCGAGCTCCGCTGGGACCTGGCCGAGCGGACCCCGCCCGCGGCCTCACGGCGCCCCCGGCCCCGGCCGCCCCTCTCGCccggcccgccgccgccgccgccgccgccgcgcgcgcCAGCACAGAAAGGCGGCGGCCAGGAGCCCAAGGCCCGCGCCGAGCCCGGCCAGCGACGCGCCCTGGGCCAGGTCCAGGCGGGGTCCGCGCAACGAAAAGGTGATTCCCGTGCCGGCCGCTCCGGCCAGCACCGCCAGGACACCGAAGGGCAGGACGCAGCGCGGCCACGAGCCCCCAGCGCCGCCCGTGGCCAAGAGGAGCGCGCGCAGGGCCCCGGGGGACTCCGGGGACGCTAAGCCCGGCGGGGCCGGCTCGGGGGGCGGCGGCTCGGGAGCGCTCATGCCGCCGCAGTGGTGGCCGCGATCGGGGTGTGGGGGGCGGTGGTGTCGACGCCCACCACCGCGGTGGCTCACACCCCGGCCTGCCACGTCAGAGACCCGGACGCAGTGACGCCACCGGGGACGCCGGGGAGTTCCACTGCCTCCCCCTGGCTTTGGCAGGGAATCAAGAGACCAGGGGCTGGTAGATTGGGTCTCCTACGTGCAGGGGACCCCCCTTCTTGGGGCGGCTCACAAACACCCCTTCCAACTTTACTCAGGGCACGTCTCTGCCCTTGTGTTCCAGAGCAACAGCAGACCCCGGCAGGGCCTTGGATTGGCAGCAAGTAGGCAGGCCGTGGAGCCAAGGATGACTGGGCTCACCATAGCCTGGCCAGACAGATGTGGGATATAAGGCATCGATCCAGTAGGAAGGAACAATGGACGTGAACCAGCTGCTGAAACAGTTCTGTGTAGC includes:
- the Ntn3 gene encoding netrin-3 produces the protein MPGWPWGLLLTAGTLSAALSPGPLAPADPCHDEGGAPRGCVPGLVNAALGREVLASSTCGRPANRACDASDPRRAHPATLLTSAGGTASPLCWRSDLLQRAPLNVTLTVPLGKAFELVFVSLRFCSTPPASAALLKSQDHGRSWTPLGFFSSHCGLDYGRLPAPADGPAGPGPEALCFPAPQTHPDGGGLLAFSVQDGSPPGLDLDNSPVLQDWVTATDIRILLTRPAMLEDARDDGEVTVPYSYSATELQVGGRCKCNGHASRCLLDTQGHLTCDCRHGTEGPDCSRCKPFYCDRPWQRATAQEAHACLACSCNGHARRCRFNMELYRLSGRRSGGVCLNCRHNTAGRHCHYCREGFYRDPGRALSDRRACRACDCHPVGAAGKTCNQTTGQCPCKDGVTGLTCNRCAPGFQQSRSPVAPCVKTPVPGPTEESRPVEPQDCESHCRPARGNYRISLKKFCRKDYAVQVAVGARGEARGAWTRFPVAVLAVFRSGEERARRGSSALWVPARDAACGCPRLLPGRRYLLLGGGGSGAAAGSAGGRGPGLSATRGSLVLPWRDAWTRRLRRLQRRERRGRCGTA
- the LOC123464430 gene encoding atherin-like, with the protein product MAVASVGQPAVGQEPHDSALGGRESEPSPRLCPPSPPPTPGGPSLVPEVGAAAGTPRAQHSTAAGMLVCSPAGPGAMTGVVPAPGASARGGPTRRPPLELTHRGPGRAGLPASREGPRAGGAWDSRAATSSRLHHLSRPLLSLPPPCTFCNQVARPPFSHTCNCAGSASPPTLGDRGGGARPSQVTGSRRLVRELCRAQVPLSPTDAGKTTCSRLAHTFIERSGRLEELRPSAGGRRLAGEAPRPPPHARGARSRRLPARPVPNQACSAVATSPARQAKASNGLEGVFGDPRETLEDARGELRWDLAERTPPAASRRPRPRPPLSPGPPPPPPPPRAPAQKGGGQEPKARAEPGQRRALGQVQAGSAQRKGDSRAGRSGQHRQDTEGQDAARPRAPSAARGQEERAQGPGGLRGR